From a region of the Cucumis sativus cultivar 9930 chromosome 6, Cucumber_9930_V3, whole genome shotgun sequence genome:
- the LOC101215514 gene encoding protein TIME FOR COFFEE isoform X2: MDRNREARRTTTNMVASNGLSRRRYRSGGLRDSPEDDGPLELQDTVRLRDRGSGKKDRDRDRDRDRDRDRDRDRLSRSKRRRADRLIHGGSNREDGGEDSSEESVNDEEDEEDDDGGGGTGGGASVRMLPPNPATILNHRKSYPPAKSFRAAPSWKAADEMIGVSVPRKARSASTKRSHECWPAAAGSGTVTEAIHRQASTSPVRPSLTPMVTLQPPASPSSSNAPVRKKLQTGPKLRPLKSSSKPSSMAQDEIEIEIAEVLYGMMRQPQAPPKQEPSSTTDSMKFDPKSTTDAKSRVSSPISNSSSALPTPSTLPQNSISSVTPLSATAPKRKRPRPVKYDDENAATFSLRNSPISSTAKPEADQPINAEIPASNVEKVAGSGVENGGVSNEAGNSQTLLPALESLPESMKVETASAMSNSKPLTEESEDKDLGSSKEEPQSPLKESNGPRLEDKREDMTTTKSNSSTFDVENQRDDKYKIDLMAPPPLRASPERDGEIDFVAVDAKPMVIDADTEMKPLIKEEDKGAIRLGAKEVVNVESKAIPVEEADSKKPIVGKDRNIGLQLDLEKTTDRDAATANVVTNKLHQHVPKQTPQLGSEKTGSAVQASSLPLPMSLPGWPSGLPPMGYVAPLPGVVSVDGSALPTAAMQPPNLLFLQPRPKRCATHFYVARNILYHQHIARMNPFWSATTGSGSLFGPKHGTHSIVPSADLQGNLPKGGINAMQDKGQGLGMFSGHSGKDRSSQAVNAVDASQRKQILLQQALPPGAPSNILHGPAFLLPLSQQQAAVATSVRPVSVKSPPSSGNANGSVASNASNPASVSTSAAAAIAAPAMSFNYSGVPGNEPQYLAILQNNGYTYPIPAHVGAPPAYRGTHAHSMPFFNGSFYSSQMLHPSQLQQQPPPQPHPNQPGLQNANTANGSSSSQKNVSNQQQRPHGSSVSGNFQGFPASRNQQSQSQQPQQNHGSHQTRQLEPEIGGEDSPSTADSRVNLANLSVYGPNFPMPIHTPNFALMTPASMPAAGGAPNDKKQQQPQQQSQGSKTLEQSQTIPLSFAPPNGAPSAPGLDLSSISPNHPIFQSLPEITRQGYHQIMAAAAAAQAAQQKKNYRVAEEGKTAHSSVGEDERKNMSVKAPPTVGQSIAFSRSDLAETSLSTLPAGAAIVDSTARTLNLGSNAARASGSVMPSSMGTVNMCGSQHPLQRNQQQQQQQIIQLQKQQQYAAAAAAAARTKTSTTSNGNVYGEHTPASSMAAKFPNALSYSQNLVQSNSNSPAQSPQWKNSVRTTSSQVQTPPLSSSNTSSIKNLPQQQGRPQPNHSQISFSTNTKSTTQSQGQQPANSNQSPSPGMIGSPTNSSISKGAGGSPRTATSGSLGHKVGQSSSLSSQQTKNPTSMPPQKSSPVGGRNVTSILGNNQMTSSSSGNKLSQQSQQQQQQQQQQHLAKQTLQQAQLLFPYMQQVSHSSSSSATVSPSSGYYMPRRRPEQQSQPQGSGGTSSNGMLSLCHPVTLGGSSTTDPAKAVAAAAAAANNMKGGGGLPTQAILHPAQFAAAQSSGNPHQLVPAGFPYVHTAAVQVKSTEQKQPAGG; the protein is encoded by the exons ATGGATAGGAACAGAGAAGCTAGAAGGACGACGACGAACATGGTGGCCTCTAACGGGCTTTCTAGACGGAGATACAGGAGTGGTGGTCTTCGTGACTCTCCAG AGGATGATGGACCACTGGAGTTACAGGATACCGTGAGATTGAGAGATCGAGGCAGTGGGAAGAAAGATCGAGATCGAGATAGGGATAGAGACAGAGATCGAGACAGGGATAGAGATCGGCTTAGCAGGAGCAAGAGGAGAAGAGCTGATAGATTGATTCATGGTGGTAGTAATAGAGAAGATGGTGGGGAAGATAGTTCTGAAGAGAGTGTAAACGATGAAGAGGATGAGGAAGACGatgatggtggtggtggaaCTGGTGGTGGAGCATCCGTCAGAATGCTTCCGCCGAATCCAGCGACGATTTTGAACCATCGGAAGAGTTATCCACCGGCGAAGAGTTTTAGAGCAGCACCGTCGTGGAAAGCCGCCGATGAAATGATTGGTGTGTCGGTGCCGAGAAAAGCCCGGTCAG CCTCTACGAAGCGGTCTCATGAATGTTGGCCAGCAGCGGCGGGGAGCGGAACGGTGACTGAAGCCATTCACCGGCAAGCTTCGACATCGCCAGTGAGGCCAAGTCTTACACCAATGGTGACGCTTCAACCTCCAGCCTCGCCTTCTTCTTCCAATGCTCCGGTGAGGAAGAAGCTG CAAACCGGACCTAAACTCCGGCCTCTCAAATCCTCCTCAAAACCATCATCCATGGCTCAAGATGAGATCGAGATCGAGATTGCTGAAGTCTTGTACGGTATGATGAGACAACCTCAAGCTCCTCCGAAACAAGAACCATCTTCTACTACTGATTCAATGAAGTTCGATCCGAAATCAACCACCGATGCGAAATCCAGAGTTTCATCCCCGATTTCCAACTCTTCTTCTGCTTTGCCTACCCCCTCAACTTTGCCTCAAAATTCCATTTCTTCTGTCACTCCGTTATCAGCCACCG CACCCAAGAGGAAAAGACCGCGTCCTGTGAAGTACGACGACGAGAACGCCGCTACTTTCAGCCTTCGGAATAGCCCCATTTCATCAACAGCCAAACCGGAGGCTGATCAGCCCATTAATGCCGAGATCCCTGCATCAAATGTGGAGAAAGTTGCAGGATCTGGAGTTGAAAATGGTGGAGTTTCAAACGAAGCTGGTAATTCTCAGACCTTACTACCAGCATTAGAGTCCCTTCCGGAATCTATGAAGGTGGAAACAGCCAGTGCTATGTCCAATTCTAAGCCATTGACTGAAGAATCAGAAGATAAAGATTTGGGCTCAAGTAAGGAAGAACCCCAATCTCCCTTGAAGGAATCAAATGGCCCTAGATTGGAAGATAAGCGAGAGGATATGACAACGACTAAATC AAATTCATCAACCTTCGATGTTGAGAACCAGCGTGATGATAAGTACAAGATAGATCTGATG GCTCCTCCACCATTACGAGCTTCTCCCGAAAGAGATGGTGAGATTGATTTTGTGGCCGTAGATGCTAAACCTATGGTTATAGATGCAGACACG GAAATGAAGCCTCTGATAAAGGAAGAAGACAAAGGAGCAATCAGACTTGGTGCTAAAGAGGTGGTGAATGTGGAGTCTAAAGCTATACCAGTTGAAGAGGCTGATTCAAAGAAACCCATTGTTGGAAAAGATAGAAATATTGGCCTTCAGCTTGATTTAGAGAAGACGACTGATAGAGATGCTGCCACTGCAAATGTAGTCACCAACAAGCTCCACCAGCATGTTCCGAAACAAACGCCGCAACTTGGCTCCGAAAAGACTGGATCTGCTG TTCAAGCGAGCTCTCTTCCTTTGCCCATGTCTCTGCCTGGCTGGCCAAGTGGGCTGCCTCCTATGGG ATATGTGGCACCGCTACCAGGAGTTGTGTCTGTTGATGGAAGCGCGTTGCCTACTGCTGCTATGCAG CCGCCAAATTTGCTTTTTCTTCAACCTCGGCCCAAGAGGTGTGCTACACATTTCTACGTTGCTCGGAATATATTGTATCACCAGCATATTGCGCGGATGAATCCGTTTTGGTCAGCAACAACGGGTTCTGGTTCCTTGTTTGGGCCTAAACATGGAACTCACAGCATTGTGCCCTCTGCAGATTTGCAAGGAAATCTTCCTAAAGGTGGAATAAATGCAATGCAGGATAAGGGCCAGGGCCTCGGAATGTTCTCGGGTCATTCTGGAAAAGATAGGAGCTCTCAAGCTGTTAATGCTGTGGATGCCTCCCAGAGAAAGCAAATTTTGCTTCAGCAAGCGCTACCCCCAGGAGCTCCTAGCAATATCCTG CACGGCCCTGCTTTCCTTTTGCCACTGAGTCAGCAACAGGCAGCGGTAGCCACTTCTGTTCGGCCGGTTTCTGTGAAGTCTCCTCCTTCTAGTGGGAATGCCAATGGCAGTGTGGCTTCAAATGCTTCAAACCCTGCCTCTGTTAGTACCTCAGCAGCGGCAGCAATTGCTGCACCTGCAATGAGTTTCAACTATTCGGGTGTGCCTGGCAATGAACCGCAGTATTTAGCCATTTTGCAGAACAATGGATATACATATCCAATTCCAGCACATGTTGGGGCACCGCCAGCATATAGAGGAACCCACGCTCACTCAATGCCATTTTTCAATGGGTCGTTTTATTCTTCACAAATGCTTCATCCTTCACAGCTTCAGCAGCAACCTCCACCTCAGCCTCATCCTAATCAACCGGGGCTTCAAAATGCAAATACTGCCAATGGTTCCTCATCTTCTCAGAAGAACGTATCTAATCAGCAGCAGAGGCCACATGGGAGCAGTGTCAGTGGGAACTTTCAAGGCTTTCCTGCATCTAGAAACCAGCAATCTCAATCACAGCAGCCACAGCAGAACCATGGTTCTCATCAAACAAGGCAACTTGAGCCTGAGATTGGTGGTGAAGATAGCCCATCAACCGCTGATAGTCGGGTGAATCTTGCTAATTTGAGTGTCTATGGGCCAAATTTTCCGATGCCAATTCATACTCCCAATTTTGCTTTGATGACTCCCGCCTCAATGCCGGCCGCCGGTGGTGCACCTAATGACAAAAAGCAGCAGCAGCCCCAACAACAGTCACAGGGTTCAAAGACTCTGGAACAATCTCAAACTATTCCTTTGTCTTTTGCTCCTCCTAACGGGGCGCCCTCTGCCCCTGGACTTGACCTTTCATCCATATCACCGAATCATCCTATTTTTCAAAGTCTTCCTGAGATCACCAGGCAAGGGTACCATCAGATTAtggctgctgctgctgctgcacAGGCTGCCCAGCAGAAAAAGAATTATCGTGTTGCtgaagaaggaaaaacagCACATTCATCTGTTGGGGAGgatgagagaaaaaacatGTCTGTAAAGGCTCCTCCAACTGTTGGTCAATCCATTGCCTTCTCTAGATCGGATTTAGCTGAGACATCGCTTTCTACATTACCAGCTGGGGCTGCCATTGTTGACAGCACTGCAAGAACTCTGAACCTTGGTAGTAATGCCGCTAGAGCTTCAGGTTCTGTTATGCCATCTTCGATGGGCACTGTAAACATGTGTGGTTCTCAGCATCCACTGCAGCGAAatcagcagcagcagcaacaacaaATAATTCAGCTTCAAAAGCAACAGCAATATGCTGCTGCAGCTGCTGCTGCAGCAAGGACCAAAACATCAACAACAAGTAATGGCAATGTTTATGGTGAGCACACGCCTGCATCTTCAATGGCAGCGAAGTTTCCGAATGCGTTGTCTTATTCTCAAAATCTCGTCCAAAGTAACAGCAATAGTCCTGCTCAATCTCCTCAGTGGAAAAATTCTGTAAGGACCACCTCTTCTCAGGTTCAAACTCCCCCTCTGTCTTCATCAAATACATCATCTATCAAAAATCTTCCCCAACAGCAGGGCCGTCCACAGCCAAACCACTCtcagatttctttttcaactaacACAAAATCTACAACACAATCTCAAGGGCAGCAACCTGCAAACAGTAATCAATCACCATCACCTGGAATGATTGGTTCACCGACTAATTCGTCAATCTCAAAGGGTGCTGGTGGAAGCCCACGGACTGCTACCTCTGGTTCTTTGGGCCACAAAGTTGGTCAATCATCTTCATTATCATCGCAGCAGACAAAGAATCCTACATCTATGCCCCCCCAGAAGTCATCTCCTGTTGGTGGGAGGAATGTTACGTCGATTCTTGGCAATAATCAAATGACCTCTTCAAGTTCTGGAAATAAATTATCCCAACAGTCGCAGcagcaacaacagcaacagCAGCAACAACATTTGGCAAAGCAGACATTGCAGCAAGCACAGTTACTTTTCCCTTATATGCAGCAAGTTTCTCATTCTTCTAGTAGCAGTGCAACTGTTTCACCTTCAAGTGGTTATTATATGCCTAGGCGTCGTCCTGAGCAGCAATCACAACCACAGGGCTCAGGAGGAACGTCCTCCAACGGAATGCTATCCCTCTGCCATCCTGTTACACTCGGAGGCAGCAGCACTACTGATCCTGCAAAGgctgttgctgctgctgctgcggCGGCTAACAATATGAAAGGTGGTGGTGGTTTGCCCACACAAGCCATTCTCCATCCTGCTCAGTTTGCTGCTGCACAGTCTTCTGGTAATCCTCATCAACTTGTACCTGCAGGTTTCCCTTACGTGCATACAGCTGCAGTGCAAGTGAAATCGACAGAGCAAAAACAACCTGCGGGTGGGTAG
- the LOC101215514 gene encoding protein TIME FOR COFFEE isoform X1 — MDRNREARRTTTNMVASNGLSRRRYRSGGLRDSPEDDGPLELQDTVRLRDRGSGKKDRDRDRDRDRDRDRDRDRLSRSKRRRADRLIHGGSNREDGGEDSSEESVNDEEDEEDDDGGGGTGGGASVRMLPPNPATILNHRKSYPPAKSFRAAPSWKAADEMIGVSVPRKARSASTKRSHECWPAAAGSGTVTEAIHRQASTSPVRPSLTPMVTLQPPASPSSSNAPVRKKLKQTGPKLRPLKSSSKPSSMAQDEIEIEIAEVLYGMMRQPQAPPKQEPSSTTDSMKFDPKSTTDAKSRVSSPISNSSSALPTPSTLPQNSISSVTPLSATAPKRKRPRPVKYDDENAATFSLRNSPISSTAKPEADQPINAEIPASNVEKVAGSGVENGGVSNEAGNSQTLLPALESLPESMKVETASAMSNSKPLTEESEDKDLGSSKEEPQSPLKESNGPRLEDKREDMTTTKSNSSTFDVENQRDDKYKIDLMAPPPLRASPERDGEIDFVAVDAKPMVIDADTEMKPLIKEEDKGAIRLGAKEVVNVESKAIPVEEADSKKPIVGKDRNIGLQLDLEKTTDRDAATANVVTNKLHQHVPKQTPQLGSEKTGSAVQASSLPLPMSLPGWPSGLPPMGYVAPLPGVVSVDGSALPTAAMQPPNLLFLQPRPKRCATHFYVARNILYHQHIARMNPFWSATTGSGSLFGPKHGTHSIVPSADLQGNLPKGGINAMQDKGQGLGMFSGHSGKDRSSQAVNAVDASQRKQILLQQALPPGAPSNILHGPAFLLPLSQQQAAVATSVRPVSVKSPPSSGNANGSVASNASNPASVSTSAAAAIAAPAMSFNYSGVPGNEPQYLAILQNNGYTYPIPAHVGAPPAYRGTHAHSMPFFNGSFYSSQMLHPSQLQQQPPPQPHPNQPGLQNANTANGSSSSQKNVSNQQQRPHGSSVSGNFQGFPASRNQQSQSQQPQQNHGSHQTRQLEPEIGGEDSPSTADSRVNLANLSVYGPNFPMPIHTPNFALMTPASMPAAGGAPNDKKQQQPQQQSQGSKTLEQSQTIPLSFAPPNGAPSAPGLDLSSISPNHPIFQSLPEITRQGYHQIMAAAAAAQAAQQKKNYRVAEEGKTAHSSVGEDERKNMSVKAPPTVGQSIAFSRSDLAETSLSTLPAGAAIVDSTARTLNLGSNAARASGSVMPSSMGTVNMCGSQHPLQRNQQQQQQQIIQLQKQQQYAAAAAAAARTKTSTTSNGNVYGEHTPASSMAAKFPNALSYSQNLVQSNSNSPAQSPQWKNSVRTTSSQVQTPPLSSSNTSSIKNLPQQQGRPQPNHSQISFSTNTKSTTQSQGQQPANSNQSPSPGMIGSPTNSSISKGAGGSPRTATSGSLGHKVGQSSSLSSQQTKNPTSMPPQKSSPVGGRNVTSILGNNQMTSSSSGNKLSQQSQQQQQQQQQQHLAKQTLQQAQLLFPYMQQVSHSSSSSATVSPSSGYYMPRRRPEQQSQPQGSGGTSSNGMLSLCHPVTLGGSSTTDPAKAVAAAAAAANNMKGGGGLPTQAILHPAQFAAAQSSGNPHQLVPAGFPYVHTAAVQVKSTEQKQPAGG, encoded by the exons ATGGATAGGAACAGAGAAGCTAGAAGGACGACGACGAACATGGTGGCCTCTAACGGGCTTTCTAGACGGAGATACAGGAGTGGTGGTCTTCGTGACTCTCCAG AGGATGATGGACCACTGGAGTTACAGGATACCGTGAGATTGAGAGATCGAGGCAGTGGGAAGAAAGATCGAGATCGAGATAGGGATAGAGACAGAGATCGAGACAGGGATAGAGATCGGCTTAGCAGGAGCAAGAGGAGAAGAGCTGATAGATTGATTCATGGTGGTAGTAATAGAGAAGATGGTGGGGAAGATAGTTCTGAAGAGAGTGTAAACGATGAAGAGGATGAGGAAGACGatgatggtggtggtggaaCTGGTGGTGGAGCATCCGTCAGAATGCTTCCGCCGAATCCAGCGACGATTTTGAACCATCGGAAGAGTTATCCACCGGCGAAGAGTTTTAGAGCAGCACCGTCGTGGAAAGCCGCCGATGAAATGATTGGTGTGTCGGTGCCGAGAAAAGCCCGGTCAG CCTCTACGAAGCGGTCTCATGAATGTTGGCCAGCAGCGGCGGGGAGCGGAACGGTGACTGAAGCCATTCACCGGCAAGCTTCGACATCGCCAGTGAGGCCAAGTCTTACACCAATGGTGACGCTTCAACCTCCAGCCTCGCCTTCTTCTTCCAATGCTCCGGTGAGGAAGAAGCTG AAGCAAACCGGACCTAAACTCCGGCCTCTCAAATCCTCCTCAAAACCATCATCCATGGCTCAAGATGAGATCGAGATCGAGATTGCTGAAGTCTTGTACGGTATGATGAGACAACCTCAAGCTCCTCCGAAACAAGAACCATCTTCTACTACTGATTCAATGAAGTTCGATCCGAAATCAACCACCGATGCGAAATCCAGAGTTTCATCCCCGATTTCCAACTCTTCTTCTGCTTTGCCTACCCCCTCAACTTTGCCTCAAAATTCCATTTCTTCTGTCACTCCGTTATCAGCCACCG CACCCAAGAGGAAAAGACCGCGTCCTGTGAAGTACGACGACGAGAACGCCGCTACTTTCAGCCTTCGGAATAGCCCCATTTCATCAACAGCCAAACCGGAGGCTGATCAGCCCATTAATGCCGAGATCCCTGCATCAAATGTGGAGAAAGTTGCAGGATCTGGAGTTGAAAATGGTGGAGTTTCAAACGAAGCTGGTAATTCTCAGACCTTACTACCAGCATTAGAGTCCCTTCCGGAATCTATGAAGGTGGAAACAGCCAGTGCTATGTCCAATTCTAAGCCATTGACTGAAGAATCAGAAGATAAAGATTTGGGCTCAAGTAAGGAAGAACCCCAATCTCCCTTGAAGGAATCAAATGGCCCTAGATTGGAAGATAAGCGAGAGGATATGACAACGACTAAATC AAATTCATCAACCTTCGATGTTGAGAACCAGCGTGATGATAAGTACAAGATAGATCTGATG GCTCCTCCACCATTACGAGCTTCTCCCGAAAGAGATGGTGAGATTGATTTTGTGGCCGTAGATGCTAAACCTATGGTTATAGATGCAGACACG GAAATGAAGCCTCTGATAAAGGAAGAAGACAAAGGAGCAATCAGACTTGGTGCTAAAGAGGTGGTGAATGTGGAGTCTAAAGCTATACCAGTTGAAGAGGCTGATTCAAAGAAACCCATTGTTGGAAAAGATAGAAATATTGGCCTTCAGCTTGATTTAGAGAAGACGACTGATAGAGATGCTGCCACTGCAAATGTAGTCACCAACAAGCTCCACCAGCATGTTCCGAAACAAACGCCGCAACTTGGCTCCGAAAAGACTGGATCTGCTG TTCAAGCGAGCTCTCTTCCTTTGCCCATGTCTCTGCCTGGCTGGCCAAGTGGGCTGCCTCCTATGGG ATATGTGGCACCGCTACCAGGAGTTGTGTCTGTTGATGGAAGCGCGTTGCCTACTGCTGCTATGCAG CCGCCAAATTTGCTTTTTCTTCAACCTCGGCCCAAGAGGTGTGCTACACATTTCTACGTTGCTCGGAATATATTGTATCACCAGCATATTGCGCGGATGAATCCGTTTTGGTCAGCAACAACGGGTTCTGGTTCCTTGTTTGGGCCTAAACATGGAACTCACAGCATTGTGCCCTCTGCAGATTTGCAAGGAAATCTTCCTAAAGGTGGAATAAATGCAATGCAGGATAAGGGCCAGGGCCTCGGAATGTTCTCGGGTCATTCTGGAAAAGATAGGAGCTCTCAAGCTGTTAATGCTGTGGATGCCTCCCAGAGAAAGCAAATTTTGCTTCAGCAAGCGCTACCCCCAGGAGCTCCTAGCAATATCCTG CACGGCCCTGCTTTCCTTTTGCCACTGAGTCAGCAACAGGCAGCGGTAGCCACTTCTGTTCGGCCGGTTTCTGTGAAGTCTCCTCCTTCTAGTGGGAATGCCAATGGCAGTGTGGCTTCAAATGCTTCAAACCCTGCCTCTGTTAGTACCTCAGCAGCGGCAGCAATTGCTGCACCTGCAATGAGTTTCAACTATTCGGGTGTGCCTGGCAATGAACCGCAGTATTTAGCCATTTTGCAGAACAATGGATATACATATCCAATTCCAGCACATGTTGGGGCACCGCCAGCATATAGAGGAACCCACGCTCACTCAATGCCATTTTTCAATGGGTCGTTTTATTCTTCACAAATGCTTCATCCTTCACAGCTTCAGCAGCAACCTCCACCTCAGCCTCATCCTAATCAACCGGGGCTTCAAAATGCAAATACTGCCAATGGTTCCTCATCTTCTCAGAAGAACGTATCTAATCAGCAGCAGAGGCCACATGGGAGCAGTGTCAGTGGGAACTTTCAAGGCTTTCCTGCATCTAGAAACCAGCAATCTCAATCACAGCAGCCACAGCAGAACCATGGTTCTCATCAAACAAGGCAACTTGAGCCTGAGATTGGTGGTGAAGATAGCCCATCAACCGCTGATAGTCGGGTGAATCTTGCTAATTTGAGTGTCTATGGGCCAAATTTTCCGATGCCAATTCATACTCCCAATTTTGCTTTGATGACTCCCGCCTCAATGCCGGCCGCCGGTGGTGCACCTAATGACAAAAAGCAGCAGCAGCCCCAACAACAGTCACAGGGTTCAAAGACTCTGGAACAATCTCAAACTATTCCTTTGTCTTTTGCTCCTCCTAACGGGGCGCCCTCTGCCCCTGGACTTGACCTTTCATCCATATCACCGAATCATCCTATTTTTCAAAGTCTTCCTGAGATCACCAGGCAAGGGTACCATCAGATTAtggctgctgctgctgctgcacAGGCTGCCCAGCAGAAAAAGAATTATCGTGTTGCtgaagaaggaaaaacagCACATTCATCTGTTGGGGAGgatgagagaaaaaacatGTCTGTAAAGGCTCCTCCAACTGTTGGTCAATCCATTGCCTTCTCTAGATCGGATTTAGCTGAGACATCGCTTTCTACATTACCAGCTGGGGCTGCCATTGTTGACAGCACTGCAAGAACTCTGAACCTTGGTAGTAATGCCGCTAGAGCTTCAGGTTCTGTTATGCCATCTTCGATGGGCACTGTAAACATGTGTGGTTCTCAGCATCCACTGCAGCGAAatcagcagcagcagcaacaacaaATAATTCAGCTTCAAAAGCAACAGCAATATGCTGCTGCAGCTGCTGCTGCAGCAAGGACCAAAACATCAACAACAAGTAATGGCAATGTTTATGGTGAGCACACGCCTGCATCTTCAATGGCAGCGAAGTTTCCGAATGCGTTGTCTTATTCTCAAAATCTCGTCCAAAGTAACAGCAATAGTCCTGCTCAATCTCCTCAGTGGAAAAATTCTGTAAGGACCACCTCTTCTCAGGTTCAAACTCCCCCTCTGTCTTCATCAAATACATCATCTATCAAAAATCTTCCCCAACAGCAGGGCCGTCCACAGCCAAACCACTCtcagatttctttttcaactaacACAAAATCTACAACACAATCTCAAGGGCAGCAACCTGCAAACAGTAATCAATCACCATCACCTGGAATGATTGGTTCACCGACTAATTCGTCAATCTCAAAGGGTGCTGGTGGAAGCCCACGGACTGCTACCTCTGGTTCTTTGGGCCACAAAGTTGGTCAATCATCTTCATTATCATCGCAGCAGACAAAGAATCCTACATCTATGCCCCCCCAGAAGTCATCTCCTGTTGGTGGGAGGAATGTTACGTCGATTCTTGGCAATAATCAAATGACCTCTTCAAGTTCTGGAAATAAATTATCCCAACAGTCGCAGcagcaacaacagcaacagCAGCAACAACATTTGGCAAAGCAGACATTGCAGCAAGCACAGTTACTTTTCCCTTATATGCAGCAAGTTTCTCATTCTTCTAGTAGCAGTGCAACTGTTTCACCTTCAAGTGGTTATTATATGCCTAGGCGTCGTCCTGAGCAGCAATCACAACCACAGGGCTCAGGAGGAACGTCCTCCAACGGAATGCTATCCCTCTGCCATCCTGTTACACTCGGAGGCAGCAGCACTACTGATCCTGCAAAGgctgttgctgctgctgctgcggCGGCTAACAATATGAAAGGTGGTGGTGGTTTGCCCACACAAGCCATTCTCCATCCTGCTCAGTTTGCTGCTGCACAGTCTTCTGGTAATCCTCATCAACTTGTACCTGCAGGTTTCCCTTACGTGCATACAGCTGCAGTGCAAGTGAAATCGACAGAGCAAAAACAACCTGCGGGTGGGTAG